The proteins below come from a single Halothiobacillus neapolitanus c2 genomic window:
- the uvrD gene encoding DNA helicase II → MTNKILDPLNEAQREAVTSPSLATLVLAGAGSGKTRVLTHRMAWLHDEQGLSLHSMLAVTFTNKAAGEMRQRLSTLLAPNEASSASSGLGGLWVGTFHSLSNRLLRMHHQEANLPSSFQILDSDDQLRLVKRMLREANMDETRWPPRMVAGLINGWKEQGLRARHLATSGDHLNDAIMPVYQAYEDICQRGGLVDFTELLLRATELLRDHDTLRQHYQRRFRQVLIDEFQDTNSLQYAWARLLVGEDNGIFAVGDDDQSIYGWRGAKIEHIHDFARDFSNTHLVRLEQNYRSTGHILDAANAIITRNQGRLGKTLWTEGERGQPIRYYLAFNEQDEAYFVTQQIEQAVRDGLPRSECAILYRANAQSRAIEEALIRAGLPYRVYGGLRFFDRAEIRDALAYLRLVANRDDDAAFERVINNPARGLGDKSLQALRDQARTAATSLWQASINLLASGAFPPRASGGLRQFIDLIDSLAVDSATQTLSDRVAICIDRSGLREQHKKDRDQERAQSKLENLDELVNAARGFVFDPDESPGMSELDAFLSQTSLDAGDAQGEAWEDCVQLMTLHAAKGLEFEMVFLVGMEEGLFPHQMSIDEPGRLEEERRLCYVGITRAQKVLTLTSTESRRLHGRQMFPMPSRFLGELPGKLIDEIRPRAQQAFRAQSGLPGKPESTEAGWRIGQAVRHAKFGEGTIIDHEGSGANTRVLVNFGIEGSKWLILSYANLVPV, encoded by the coding sequence ATGACAAACAAAATCCTCGATCCACTGAACGAAGCGCAACGTGAGGCCGTAACCAGCCCCTCGTTGGCCACCCTGGTTCTTGCCGGTGCCGGCTCAGGTAAAACCCGCGTACTGACGCATCGCATGGCGTGGCTTCATGACGAACAAGGGCTTTCGTTGCATAGCATGTTGGCGGTGACGTTCACAAACAAGGCCGCAGGTGAGATGCGTCAGCGATTGTCCACATTGCTGGCCCCAAATGAGGCTAGTTCAGCGAGTTCTGGTCTGGGTGGCTTGTGGGTCGGCACCTTTCACAGCCTGTCCAATCGCCTGTTACGGATGCATCATCAGGAAGCCAATCTACCGTCCTCCTTTCAGATTCTGGACTCGGACGATCAACTCCGCCTGGTCAAAAGGATGCTGCGTGAAGCCAACATGGATGAGACCCGTTGGCCGCCGCGCATGGTCGCAGGGCTAATCAACGGTTGGAAAGAGCAAGGGCTTCGGGCGCGACATCTGGCGACGAGTGGGGATCACCTGAATGATGCGATCATGCCTGTCTATCAGGCCTATGAAGACATCTGTCAGCGCGGCGGGTTGGTCGATTTCACCGAATTACTTTTGAGAGCCACAGAGTTACTGAGAGATCACGACACGTTGCGTCAACATTACCAACGCCGGTTCAGGCAAGTTCTGATCGATGAATTTCAGGATACCAACAGCCTGCAATATGCCTGGGCGCGGCTTCTGGTTGGCGAAGATAACGGCATTTTCGCCGTGGGTGATGACGACCAGTCCATCTACGGATGGCGTGGTGCGAAAATTGAACATATTCATGACTTTGCCCGTGATTTCTCGAACACGCATCTTGTTCGGCTGGAGCAGAATTACCGCTCGACTGGGCATATTCTCGATGCAGCCAACGCCATTATTACGCGCAATCAGGGGCGTCTGGGCAAGACGCTCTGGACGGAAGGCGAGCGGGGGCAGCCGATTCGCTACTACCTCGCTTTCAATGAGCAGGACGAAGCCTATTTCGTGACCCAGCAAATTGAACAAGCGGTTCGTGATGGCCTTCCACGGAGCGAATGCGCCATTCTCTATCGAGCCAACGCACAATCACGCGCCATTGAGGAAGCCTTGATCCGCGCAGGTTTGCCATACCGGGTTTACGGCGGTCTGCGTTTCTTTGATCGGGCTGAAATACGCGATGCATTGGCGTACCTTCGCCTGGTGGCCAACCGCGACGATGATGCGGCCTTCGAGCGGGTTATCAACAACCCGGCAAGGGGATTGGGCGACAAGTCCCTTCAGGCGCTTCGTGATCAGGCCAGAACGGCTGCAACCTCATTATGGCAAGCGTCAATAAATCTGTTAGCGAGTGGTGCATTTCCCCCGCGCGCATCGGGTGGTTTAAGGCAATTCATTGATCTGATCGATTCACTTGCCGTCGATTCGGCTACACAAACGCTATCCGATCGTGTAGCCATTTGTATTGATCGAAGCGGTCTGCGTGAGCAGCACAAGAAGGACCGAGATCAAGAGCGCGCGCAAAGCAAACTCGAAAACCTGGATGAGCTCGTCAATGCGGCGCGTGGATTCGTTTTTGATCCGGACGAATCGCCAGGCATGAGCGAACTGGATGCTTTTTTAAGCCAAACCAGTCTCGATGCGGGCGATGCGCAAGGCGAGGCTTGGGAAGATTGCGTCCAGTTGATGACCTTGCACGCGGCCAAGGGGCTCGAGTTCGAAATGGTCTTTCTGGTTGGTATGGAAGAAGGGCTTTTCCCGCACCAGATGTCAATCGATGAACCCGGTCGGCTCGAAGAGGAACGGCGATTGTGTTACGTCGGCATTACTCGAGCACAAAAGGTTCTGACCCTCACCAGCACCGAATCGCGCCGTTTGCATGGGCGACAAATGTTCCCGATGCCTTCGCGTTTTTTGGGCGAACTGCCCGGAAAATTGATTGACGAAATCCGGCCACGAGCGCAACAGGCGTTCCGGGCGCAATCCGGATTGCCCGGCAAGCCGGAATCCACGGAGGCGGGCTGGCGTATCGGTCAGGCTGTGCGCCATGCCAAGTTTGGTGAAGGTACCATCATCGATCACGAGGGATCGGGCGCGAATACGCGGGTGCTGGTTAATTTCGGCATTGAGGGCAGTAAATGGCTGATTTTGAGCTATGCCAATCTCGTTCCGGTTTAA
- a CDS encoding metal-dependent transcriptional regulator, with protein sequence MKTSIAYEDYLKAIFKLAEQRSDSAASTSAIAERLNIAQASVTAMLKRLSHDGLIEYERYQGARLTSAGAAIAIDMIRRHRVIETFLVRDLNVPLADVDAEAEILEHAFSSALIDRLWAHLGEPEFDPHGAPIPAPAQAPIERRDLTALSELVPGDQATIVRLAAQNAGQLRMLTQLGLVPGQVIKRSAAPIGASDVYLQIDKQSRALNPALADAVWVLCPGKSGTE encoded by the coding sequence ATGAAAACAAGCATTGCCTATGAGGATTACCTCAAAGCCATTTTCAAGCTAGCCGAACAACGTAGCGATTCTGCGGCGAGTACTTCAGCCATTGCCGAGCGGCTCAATATTGCACAGGCATCCGTAACTGCAATGCTCAAACGATTGAGTCACGACGGATTGATCGAATATGAGCGCTATCAAGGCGCGCGGCTGACATCTGCTGGAGCGGCAATCGCCATCGACATGATTCGCCGACATCGCGTGATCGAGACATTTCTGGTGCGGGATCTCAATGTGCCGCTGGCTGATGTGGATGCCGAAGCGGAAATTCTGGAACATGCCTTTTCCAGCGCTCTGATCGACCGCTTATGGGCGCATCTTGGCGAACCTGAGTTCGATCCGCACGGCGCGCCGATTCCCGCGCCTGCTCAAGCACCAATTGAACGGCGCGATCTCACCGCACTTTCAGAGCTTGTTCCCGGTGATCAGGCGACAATTGTGCGCTTGGCAGCGCAAAACGCGGGGCAGTTGCGAATGTTGACGCAACTTGGGTTGGTTCCGGGACAAGTCATCAAGCGCAGTGCCGCTCCCATCGGCGCCAGTGACGTTTATCTGCAAATAGATAAGCAATCACGGGCTTTGAATCCGGCACTCGCCGATGCCGTATGGGTGCTGTGCCCGGGAAAATCCGGTACTGAATAG
- a CDS encoding gamma carbonic anhydrase family protein, translating to MIRNYVDKTPVVASDAWIDDSAVVIGDVHLATGVSIWPTAVLRGDVNSIQIGARSNLQDGVIVHVNQPSAKRPKGSPCLVGEDVTVGHRATLHACKIGNQVLVGMGVIVLDDAIVEDQVIIGAGSVVAPGKTLESGFLYLGAPARKVRPLTDDEKAYFVQSARFYHELAQQHAQHSSPC from the coding sequence ATGATTCGAAACTACGTGGATAAAACCCCGGTTGTGGCATCGGATGCCTGGATTGACGACTCGGCCGTCGTGATCGGTGACGTGCATCTGGCAACCGGCGTGTCCATCTGGCCCACAGCCGTACTTCGCGGTGATGTGAACAGCATTCAAATTGGTGCCCGCAGTAATTTGCAGGATGGGGTCATCGTCCACGTCAATCAACCCAGTGCCAAAAGGCCGAAGGGCTCTCCCTGTCTCGTGGGAGAAGACGTCACGGTTGGTCATCGCGCGACTTTGCACGCTTGCAAGATTGGGAATCAGGTTCTGGTCGGTATGGGTGTGATCGTTTTGGATGACGCCATCGTCGAAGATCAGGTCATTATCGGTGCGGGCAGTGTTGTAGCGCCGGGTAAGACACTGGAAAGTGGTTTTCTTTATCTTGGTGCCCCGGCTCGAAAGGTTCGTCCGCTTACCGATGATGAGAAAGCTTATTTCGTCCAGTCTGCTCGCTTTTATCATGAATTGGCGCAACAACATGCGCAGCACAGTTCGCCTTGCTGA
- a CDS encoding c-type cytochrome, whose amino-acid sequence MRLVKFAVAAALGLSVAVGSFAAADSMTDAIKYRQSMMEVTGYNFKMMAAMVKKEMPYNKADFEKMASTVHTMSMLTQDGFPKGSDSMAAPTHAKDAVWSEPEKFNKDVVAFQKASAALVVAAKTGDMSQIGPQFKETAGTCKKCHDSFRSKSEG is encoded by the coding sequence ATGCGTTTAGTTAAATTTGCAGTGGCGGCGGCGTTAGGTTTGTCGGTTGCCGTTGGCAGTTTCGCTGCGGCCGATTCCATGACCGATGCGATCAAGTATCGCCAATCCATGATGGAAGTGACCGGCTATAACTTCAAGATGATGGCGGCCATGGTCAAGAAAGAAATGCCTTACAACAAGGCCGATTTCGAAAAGATGGCATCAACGGTTCATACCATGAGCATGCTTACTCAAGATGGCTTCCCCAAGGGCTCAGACAGCATGGCTGCGCCAACCCACGCCAAGGATGCCGTTTGGAGTGAGCCGGAAAAATTCAACAAAGATGTGGTTGCCTTCCAAAAAGCATCTGCCGCTTTGGTTGTGGCCGCAAAAACGGGCGATATGTCTCAAATTGGCCCCCAGTTCAAGGAAACTGCCGGCACCTGCAAAAAATGCCACGATTCATTCCGTTCCAAGTCTGAAGGATAA
- a CDS encoding methyl-accepting chemotaxis protein, producing MTIKAKLIILSAFSMLVIVVLGVFGMLNENNAQDRAEQNFNLRVQPMIVANQSIREINLIVIQLQMALQHNPNSSSVSLHADHSIDRHLNPIGEDLAALKKLNTNLSGVRHRSAEANQVRLGLISAENKLVEETMLPMIASLKSGDFETARSIFISQLVPKMNTFSKAATAYQDLLNNNLKSENDRMRHAVDRDNWFYGGLMVVSLLLVIGIASWVIREISKGLRAADQMAISLSKGELDSCINITSKDELGMILRHLDKARENLRETLKSIGSASVQLAAAAEETSAVSAQTDQGVRQQQQETEMVAAAMNEMSATVHDIARNAADASAAASKANDAATSGQGVVKRSVKIINDLAANVDHVAVAITSLEGESKDIGKVLEVIRAIAEQTNLLALNAAIEAARAGEHGRGFAVVAEEVRSLASRTQGSTEEIRQMIERLQTGSEAAVSAMHQGKVQVEASIGAMKETEHSLQAITQSVQTINDLNFQIASAAEEQSAVTEEMNRNVQKISSISEQSAEGAGQTRIASEELARLAEGLQAKINQFRL from the coding sequence ATGACCATTAAAGCCAAGTTGATCATCTTGTCCGCATTCTCGATGCTTGTCATCGTGGTGCTTGGTGTTTTTGGGATGCTTAACGAAAACAATGCACAAGACCGTGCAGAGCAAAACTTCAACTTACGAGTTCAACCGATGATTGTTGCAAATCAATCGATCCGAGAGATCAACCTGATCGTGATTCAGCTTCAAATGGCTTTGCAGCATAATCCGAATTCAAGTAGCGTCTCCCTGCACGCTGACCATTCTATTGATCGCCACTTGAACCCTATCGGTGAGGATTTGGCTGCGCTCAAAAAACTCAATACTAATTTATCTGGTGTGCGACATCGGTCAGCGGAAGCAAACCAAGTCCGTTTGGGGCTGATTTCCGCAGAAAACAAATTGGTAGAAGAAACGATGTTGCCGATGATCGCATCCTTGAAATCAGGTGACTTTGAGACGGCGAGATCGATATTTATCTCTCAGCTTGTTCCTAAAATGAATACGTTCTCAAAAGCGGCTACAGCCTATCAAGACCTGCTCAACAATAATTTGAAGAGCGAAAATGACCGGATGCGCCATGCCGTTGATCGGGATAACTGGTTTTATGGCGGGCTCATGGTGGTCTCGTTACTGCTGGTGATCGGGATTGCATCTTGGGTCATTCGCGAAATTTCCAAGGGCTTGCGTGCGGCAGATCAGATGGCCATTTCATTATCCAAAGGTGAATTGGATAGCTGCATAAATATCACCTCGAAAGATGAATTGGGCATGATTTTGCGGCATCTGGACAAAGCGCGTGAAAACTTGCGTGAAACCCTGAAATCAATCGGTTCTGCTTCAGTCCAACTGGCGGCGGCGGCGGAGGAAACCTCGGCTGTTTCGGCGCAAACCGACCAAGGCGTTCGCCAGCAACAACAGGAAACCGAAATGGTGGCTGCGGCCATGAACGAGATGAGCGCCACTGTGCACGATATCGCCCGCAATGCGGCCGATGCCTCGGCTGCGGCAAGTAAAGCCAATGATGCGGCCACCAGTGGTCAGGGTGTGGTGAAACGTTCGGTGAAGATTATCAATGATTTGGCCGCGAACGTTGATCACGTGGCAGTCGCCATTACCTCGCTTGAAGGCGAATCGAAGGATATTGGCAAGGTGCTGGAAGTCATCCGCGCGATTGCCGAGCAGACCAATTTGCTTGCCTTGAATGCCGCCATCGAAGCAGCACGAGCAGGAGAACATGGTCGTGGGTTTGCTGTTGTGGCAGAAGAGGTGCGCTCTCTGGCTTCTCGAACACAAGGTTCTACTGAAGAAATTCGTCAGATGATCGAACGCTTACAAACAGGTTCAGAGGCAGCGGTTTCGGCAATGCATCAAGGCAAAGTTCAGGTAGAAGCCAGCATCGGAGCCATGAAAGAGACCGAGCATTCGCTGCAGGCCATCACGCAATCGGTGCAAACCATCAACGATCTGAACTTCCAGATTGCCAGTGCCGCTGAAGAACAAAGTGCGGTGACAGAAGAGATGAACCGGAACGTTCAGAAGATTTCTTCGATCAGCGAACAATCCGCCGAGGGTGCGGGCCAGACTCGGATTGCCTCCGAAGAACTGGCGCGACTGGCCGAAGGGCTGCAAGCGAAGATCAATCAGTTCAGACTGTAA
- a CDS encoding Na+/H+ antiporter subunit G yields the protein MLSEFTHWLISGLILLGSFFVLLGSVGMVKFPDFFMRLHAPTKASTLGVTAILVASMIYFTIKHQSPSLHELLIVVFLWLTAPISALMMASAGRRVHKKKVDTD from the coding sequence ATGTTATCCGAGTTTACGCATTGGCTTATTTCCGGCCTCATCTTGCTTGGCAGCTTTTTTGTGCTGCTGGGTTCGGTCGGCATGGTCAAGTTTCCTGACTTCTTCATGCGTCTTCATGCGCCGACCAAAGCGTCAACACTTGGAGTCACCGCGATTCTGGTTGCCTCGATGATCTACTTCACAATCAAACATCAAAGCCCTTCGCTGCATGAATTATTGATCGTGGTATTTCTTTGGCTGACGGCACCGATCAGCGCCCTGATGATGGCTTCTGCCGGTCGACGTGTGCATAAAAAAAAGGTGGACACAGACTGA
- a CDS encoding K+/H+ antiporter subunit F, protein MITVATQIGLVLVGLACLLSLYRLWRGPTLPDRILALDTLTINVIALIVLFGLWIGNTINFEAALLMAVLGFISTVALSKYVLRGQIIEAHIDDKQVGKSGD, encoded by the coding sequence ATGATCACGGTAGCAACTCAGATTGGACTTGTTCTCGTCGGTTTGGCCTGTTTGCTCAGCCTCTATCGTCTGTGGCGTGGCCCCACCCTGCCCGATCGGATTCTTGCCCTGGATACGCTGACAATCAATGTCATCGCATTAATCGTACTGTTCGGCCTATGGATTGGCAACACCATCAATTTCGAAGCGGCTCTATTGATGGCCGTTCTGGGCTTTATCAGCACCGTCGCCTTGAGCAAATATGTACTGCGTGGCCAGATTATCGAAGCGCATATCGACGATAAGCAAGTCGGGAAATCAGGAGATTAA
- a CDS encoding Na+/H+ antiporter subunit E: protein MKKVLPHPLLSLLLLGLWLLLNNSLSAGQFLLGLILGIAIPLWVRHALAIHLPIRKPFALLAYIALVLRDIIVANFVVAKQVLGPNRALQPHFLNIPLTVSHPTAISLFASTITLTPGTVSCELSQDGRTLRVHALHTLDPVAEVAGMKERYERRLIRIFGEKSTSTVQEHP, encoded by the coding sequence ATGAAAAAGGTGTTACCCCATCCACTGCTCAGTCTGCTATTGCTGGGTTTATGGCTTTTGCTGAACAACAGCCTGTCCGCGGGGCAATTTCTGCTGGGTTTAATCCTTGGCATCGCGATCCCGCTCTGGGTGCGTCACGCGCTCGCAATTCACTTACCCATTCGCAAGCCATTCGCCCTGTTGGCTTACATCGCCTTGGTACTCAGGGACATCATCGTTGCCAATTTCGTGGTGGCCAAGCAGGTGCTCGGGCCTAACCGGGCTCTGCAACCGCATTTTCTGAACATCCCGCTGACGGTATCGCACCCCACGGCGATCAGTCTGTTCGCCAGTACCATTACGCTCACGCCCGGTACGGTTTCCTGTGAGCTGAGTCAGGATGGCCGAACATTACGAGTACATGCGTTGCACACGCTCGATCCCGTCGCCGAGGTTGCGGGCATGAAGGAAAGGTACGAACGAAGACTAATCAGGATCTTTGGTGAAAAAAGCACTTCGACCGTGCAGGAGCACCCATGA
- a CDS encoding monovalent cation/H+ antiporter subunit D, with protein sequence MTPNVNLAPHSFDQILALLVFLPVLSAIALIALHRAGWRLKRLISAASVGVLLLATIYLMVSGAGNTPQVYPMGDWPAPFGIVWVYDRLSGLMLLLTAILGVVSLTYAIATNEDHNGAHFHALFQAQLFGLNGAFLTGDVFNLFVFFEVLLLASYGLMLHGGGAARSKAGLHYMVINLVGSTLFLFAVGALYGVLGTLNLADLAVRIGQAPSSLYGVIAAASLMLFVVFAIKAAAFPLYLWLPGTYAETSAPVAALFAIMTKVGLYAMLRVHGTLFDTSTAPASLVHLIGPWELWLGIMTLIMATLGVLAAMNLRRQVAYLILASVGTLLIALGVNTTESIEAALYYWIHTTLLSAGFFLLADIVRRSRGDDGWRIHPAMPRATLIGGLFFIYAMGMAGLPPLTGFFGKTMILHSVLGSPLMGAIFAVVLITSVLLVIALARSGSTLFYRVDHQEQQVTAQTVSSFAWLAVFTPLILAAAMVIFALQLTVWLHNTSMQIKDTSVCIRQALDPAVSRLHTEEPKQPNPADVSPHFPSVNQE encoded by the coding sequence ATGACGCCTAACGTAAACCTTGCGCCCCATTCGTTTGATCAAATACTGGCTCTGCTGGTGTTTCTTCCCGTACTGAGCGCCATTGCATTGATAGCCTTGCACCGTGCCGGTTGGCGCCTGAAGCGTCTAATCAGCGCAGCCAGCGTCGGTGTTCTGCTGCTGGCGACGATATATCTGATGGTCAGCGGCGCGGGCAACACGCCACAGGTTTATCCCATGGGCGATTGGCCTGCGCCATTCGGCATCGTTTGGGTGTACGACCGGCTTTCCGGTCTCATGTTGCTCCTGACGGCGATTCTCGGTGTCGTTAGCCTCACTTACGCCATCGCCACGAATGAAGATCACAACGGCGCTCATTTCCACGCGCTGTTCCAGGCTCAATTATTCGGTCTGAACGGCGCCTTCCTCACCGGAGATGTGTTCAATCTGTTCGTGTTCTTCGAAGTGCTCTTGCTGGCCTCCTACGGACTGATGCTTCATGGCGGAGGGGCTGCGCGAAGTAAGGCCGGGTTGCATTACATGGTCATCAATCTGGTGGGCTCGACCCTGTTCCTGTTCGCTGTGGGGGCGCTGTATGGCGTTCTGGGCACGCTGAATCTTGCCGATCTGGCCGTCAGAATTGGTCAGGCACCCAGCAGCCTGTACGGGGTCATCGCCGCTGCCAGTCTGATGCTGTTTGTGGTATTTGCCATCAAGGCCGCTGCATTTCCGCTGTATTTATGGCTGCCCGGCACTTATGCCGAAACATCAGCACCGGTCGCCGCCTTGTTTGCCATCATGACCAAGGTCGGGTTGTATGCAATGCTCCGTGTTCACGGCACGTTATTTGATACCTCTACTGCACCGGCCAGTTTGGTACATCTCATCGGCCCGTGGGAGCTTTGGTTGGGGATCATGACACTCATCATGGCCACGCTGGGCGTACTGGCGGCAATGAATCTCCGCCGCCAAGTCGCTTACCTGATTTTGGCTTCTGTGGGCACGCTGTTGATTGCATTGGGTGTGAATACCACCGAGTCCATTGAAGCCGCGCTCTATTACTGGATACATACCACCCTGCTATCCGCAGGTTTCTTCCTGCTGGCCGACATTGTTCGAAGAAGTCGCGGTGATGATGGTTGGCGTATCCACCCTGCGATGCCGAGAGCCACGTTGATCGGTGGACTGTTCTTTATCTACGCGATGGGTATGGCGGGTTTGCCCCCCTTAACCGGCTTCTTCGGCAAGACAATGATCTTGCATTCGGTATTGGGTTCTCCCTTGATGGGTGCGATTTTCGCGGTGGTTCTGATCACCAGTGTGCTTCTGGTTATTGCGCTAGCACGGAGTGGCAGCACGCTGTTCTACCGTGTGGATCATCAGGAGCAACAGGTTACGGCGCAGACAGTCTCTTCATTTGCCTGGTTGGCTGTGTTCACGCCTTTGATTCTTGCGGCGGCGATGGTGATTTTTGCACTGCAACTGACCGTTTGGTTGCACAACACAAGCATGCAGATCAAGGATACTTCCGTGTGTATCCGTCAAGCTCTGGATCCGGCCGTGTCTCGTCTGCACACAGAAGAACCGAAACAGCCCAATCCAGCGGATGTATCACCCCACTTTCCATCGGTTAATCAAGAATGA
- a CDS encoding Na+/H+ antiporter subunit C, giving the protein MSILFASLIGFLTAAGVFLSLRAQTFPVVLGLTLLSYAVNLFLFGMGRLKTDAAAVLGKSASYTDPLPQALVLTAIVIAFAMTAFVIVLALKTRAELGNDHVDGEDDASANEQGGPSA; this is encoded by the coding sequence ATGTCGATTCTTTTTGCCAGCCTGATCGGTTTTCTGACCGCAGCGGGCGTATTTCTCTCACTAAGGGCGCAAACATTTCCTGTTGTGCTGGGGCTGACCTTGCTCTCCTACGCAGTCAATCTCTTTCTGTTCGGCATGGGTCGGCTTAAAACGGATGCCGCTGCCGTATTGGGCAAAAGCGCGAGCTATACCGATCCACTGCCGCAAGCCCTGGTACTGACGGCCATCGTCATTGCCTTTGCCATGACTGCATTTGTGATTGTACTTGCGCTCAAAACCCGTGCTGAGTTGGGGAATGATCATGTCGATGGCGAGGACGACGCGTCAGCGAACGAACAAGGCGGTCCATCAGCATGA